A window of Rhizobium acidisoli contains these coding sequences:
- the relB gene encoding type II toxin-antitoxin system RelB family antitoxin, with protein sequence MLALRLPSDIEARLDELSRRTGRSKSFYARQAILEHLDDLEDIYLAEKRLEELRRGESDTVPLAELMARHGLEN encoded by the coding sequence ATGCTGGCCTTGCGATTGCCATCTGATATCGAAGCACGGCTCGATGAGCTTTCCAGGCGCACGGGCCGCAGCAAGAGCTTCTATGCGCGTCAAGCCATCCTCGAACATCTCGATGATCTCGAGGATATCTATCTCGCCGAGAAACGCCTGGAAGAACTTCGTCGGGGTGAGAGCGATACCGTGCCGTTGGCCGAGCTGATGGCGCGTCATGGTTTGGAGAATTGA
- a CDS encoding DsbA family protein: MSEMQLTKRRLLGGIAIAAAAAALAACNDSKDAADATSSGKTMVDGTNVDTMQTAATSPTEMPQSDGDVDMAEVLKPGALPEMALGKADAPVKIVEYMSMTCPHCAHFHNTTFDAIKQKYVDAGKVQFIIREFPFDPRAAAAFMLARCSAANPEQLSTPEQYFPMVSMLFKQQQVWAAADDGRAALLQMSKLAGFTEDSFTKCLTNQKLLDEVNATRERGSKDFGVNATPTFLINGKRYSGDMPVETLSALIDSLI; this comes from the coding sequence ATGTCCGAAATGCAACTGACGAAACGCCGCCTCCTGGGTGGGATCGCCATCGCCGCAGCTGCCGCAGCGCTTGCCGCCTGCAACGACAGCAAGGACGCTGCCGATGCAACGTCTTCCGGCAAGACCATGGTCGACGGCACCAATGTCGATACCATGCAGACGGCTGCGACATCGCCGACCGAAATGCCGCAGTCCGACGGCGATGTCGACATGGCCGAAGTGCTGAAGCCCGGCGCTCTGCCGGAGATGGCCCTGGGTAAGGCCGATGCCCCGGTCAAGATCGTCGAATATATGTCGATGACCTGCCCGCATTGCGCCCATTTCCACAACACCACCTTCGATGCCATCAAGCAGAAATATGTCGACGCCGGCAAGGTGCAGTTCATCATCCGCGAATTCCCCTTCGATCCGCGCGCCGCCGCCGCCTTCATGCTCGCCCGCTGCAGCGCTGCCAATCCGGAACAGCTGAGCACGCCGGAACAGTATTTCCCGATGGTCTCCATGCTGTTCAAGCAGCAGCAGGTCTGGGCCGCCGCCGATGACGGCCGCGCCGCACTGCTGCAGATGTCGAAGCTCGCCGGATTTACTGAGGATAGCTTCACGAAATGCTTGACGAACCAGAAGCTTCTGGATGAAGTGAACGCCACGCGGGAAAGAGGTTCCAAGGATTTCGGCGTCAACGCCACGCCGACGTTCCTCATCAATGGCAAGCGCTACTCTGGAGACATGCCGGTTGAAACCTTGTCGGCGCTCATCGACAGCCTCATCTGA
- a CDS encoding chromosome segregation SMC family protein — protein MKFNKLRLVGFKSFVEPTEFIIERGLTGVVGPNGCGKSNLVEALRWVMGENSYKNMRASGMDDVIFSGSGNRPARNTAEVALYLDNATRTAPAAFNDSDEIQVTRRIEREQGSLYRINGKESRAKDVQLLFADASTGARSPSMVGQGRIGELIQAKPQARRQLLEEAAGISGLHSRRHEAELRLRAAEGNLERLDDVTSQLESQIESLKRQARQANRFKTLSADIRAREAMLLHIRWVQAKESEAEADSALNQATSVVAEKAQAQMEAAKQQGIASLKLPELREGEARAAAALQRLQIARSQLEEDAGRILRRRDELTRRLAQLGEDIRREERLVADNAVILARLDAEEAEIAEVLADSGRYAEETREAFEEAAAKLADSERIFTALTAERAEAAAGRNQLERAIRDLADRRMRLERQMDEANHELAAIGDKIAGLPDPDEKRAIVEAGEIALADAEAAVQVVEQALAAARQTEALSRAPVDQARASLNALETEARTISRMLAAGAAAGKFSPVAEELKVDRGFETALGAALGDDLESPLAAEAPAHWSENGDGSGDPALPEGVTPLLGHISAPAALTRRLRQIGLVADGDAERLMAALQPGQRLVTKEGAVYRWDGHVTGADAPSAAALRLAQKNRLAELEGEAALARDVLVEAEERQAAAAEAIRGEERRLAEARDMSRLSARHLAEAREALVAAERASGDLIRRRDVVSEAVSQLGAQLEEIGVQEENARIELEDAPDLTAIDERLRFQQAEVATDRGALAESRARHESLARENEARQRRILAIGQERETWRQRAASGEDHVATLREREEEAREEAAELEMAPDEFDDKRRALLSELQKAEEARRNAGDLLAEAERIQREADHQAATALSELAECRERRGRAEERLVSAREKRQESESRIREVLNVAPHEALQLTGRPAMQALPDPREVERELERLRIERERLGAVNLRADEEQKELSDKLEALIRERDDVIDAIRKLRGAIQSLNREGRERLIAAFDIVNAQFQRLFTHLFGGGTAELQLIESDDPLEAGLEILARPPGKKPQTMTLLSGGEQALTAMALIFAVFLTNPAPICVLDEVDAPLDDHNVERYCNLMDEMAASTETRFVIITHNPITMARMNRLFGVTMAEQGVSTLVSVDLQTAERLREIA, from the coding sequence ATGAAGTTCAACAAGCTGCGCCTGGTCGGCTTCAAATCCTTCGTCGAGCCGACGGAATTCATCATCGAGCGGGGGCTGACCGGCGTCGTCGGCCCGAACGGCTGCGGCAAGTCCAACCTCGTCGAGGCGCTGCGCTGGGTGATGGGCGAAAATTCCTATAAGAACATGCGCGCCTCCGGCATGGACGACGTGATCTTTTCGGGCTCCGGAAACCGCCCGGCCCGCAATACCGCCGAGGTGGCGCTTTATCTCGACAATGCGACGCGCACCGCACCCGCCGCCTTCAACGACAGCGACGAGATCCAGGTCACCCGCCGCATCGAGCGTGAGCAGGGTTCGCTCTATCGCATCAACGGCAAGGAAAGCCGCGCCAAGGACGTGCAGCTGTTGTTTGCCGATGCCTCCACCGGCGCCCGTTCGCCGTCGATGGTCGGGCAGGGGCGGATCGGCGAGCTGATCCAGGCAAAGCCGCAGGCCCGCCGCCAGCTCCTGGAGGAGGCGGCCGGCATTTCGGGCCTGCATTCCCGCCGCCACGAAGCCGAGCTGCGCCTGCGCGCCGCCGAAGGCAATCTCGAGCGTCTCGACGACGTCACCTCGCAGCTCGAAAGCCAGATCGAGAGCCTGAAGCGCCAGGCCCGCCAGGCCAACCGCTTCAAGACGCTGTCTGCCGATATCCGCGCCCGCGAGGCGATGCTGCTGCATATCCGCTGGGTGCAGGCCAAGGAGTCCGAGGCCGAGGCCGACAGCGCGCTGAACCAGGCGACATCAGTCGTTGCCGAAAAGGCCCAAGCCCAGATGGAGGCAGCCAAGCAGCAAGGCATCGCCAGCCTGAAGCTGCCGGAACTGCGCGAGGGTGAGGCCCGCGCCGCCGCCGCGTTGCAGCGCCTGCAGATCGCCCGAAGCCAGTTGGAGGAAGATGCCGGCCGCATCCTGCGCCGCCGCGACGAGCTCACCCGCCGTCTCGCCCAGCTTGGCGAGGATATTCGCCGCGAGGAACGGCTGGTCGCCGACAATGCCGTCATCCTGGCAAGGCTGGACGCCGAAGAAGCCGAGATTGCGGAAGTGCTGGCCGATTCCGGCCGTTATGCCGAGGAGACCCGCGAGGCCTTTGAGGAAGCGGCCGCAAAACTTGCCGACAGCGAGCGCATCTTTACCGCGCTGACCGCCGAACGCGCTGAAGCCGCTGCCGGCCGCAACCAGCTGGAACGCGCCATCCGCGATCTCGCCGATCGGCGCATGCGCCTCGAGCGCCAGATGGACGAGGCCAACCACGAACTTGCAGCCATCGGCGACAAGATCGCCGGCCTGCCGGACCCGGATGAAAAACGCGCCATCGTCGAGGCCGGAGAAATCGCCCTTGCCGACGCCGAGGCCGCCGTCCAGGTGGTGGAGCAGGCGCTGGCCGCTGCCCGCCAGACCGAGGCGCTGTCACGCGCCCCGGTCGATCAGGCCCGCGCCAGCCTCAATGCGCTGGAAACCGAGGCGCGCACCATTTCCCGCATGCTCGCCGCCGGTGCCGCGGCCGGGAAATTTTCCCCCGTTGCCGAAGAGTTGAAGGTCGATCGCGGCTTCGAAACCGCGCTCGGTGCCGCCCTCGGCGACGATCTGGAGTCACCGCTTGCTGCCGAGGCGCCGGCCCATTGGTCGGAGAATGGCGATGGTTCCGGCGATCCCGCCCTTCCCGAAGGCGTCACGCCGCTGCTCGGCCATATCAGCGCGCCCGCCGCACTCACCCGCCGCCTGCGCCAGATCGGCCTGGTCGCCGATGGGGATGCGGAGCGCCTGATGGCGGCGCTGCAGCCCGGCCAGCGGCTGGTGACGAAAGAGGGCGCCGTCTATCGCTGGGACGGCCATGTCACCGGCGCCGACGCGCCGAGTGCTGCGGCCCTTCGCCTTGCCCAGAAGAACCGCCTGGCCGAGCTCGAAGGCGAGGCGGCGCTTGCCCGCGATGTGCTCGTCGAGGCCGAGGAGCGGCAGGCGGCGGCCGCGGAGGCGATCCGCGGCGAGGAGCGCCGGCTTGCCGAGGCCCGCGACATGAGCCGGCTTTCGGCCCGTCATCTCGCCGAGGCGCGTGAAGCGCTTGTTGCGGCAGAGCGTGCCTCCGGCGACCTGATCCGCCGCCGCGATGTCGTCAGCGAGGCGGTCAGCCAGCTCGGCGCGCAGCTGGAGGAGATCGGCGTCCAGGAAGAAAATGCCCGCATCGAGCTGGAGGATGCGCCCGATCTGACCGCGATCGACGAGCGGCTGCGCTTCCAGCAGGCGGAGGTCGCGACCGATCGCGGCGCGCTTGCCGAAAGCCGAGCCCGCCACGAAAGCCTGGCGCGAGAAAACGAGGCCCGCCAACGCCGCATCCTGGCGATCGGCCAGGAGCGCGAGACCTGGCGCCAGCGGGCGGCAAGCGGCGAAGATCATGTGGCGACGCTCCGCGAGCGCGAGGAAGAGGCGCGCGAAGAGGCGGCCGAACTCGAAATGGCGCCGGATGAATTCGACGACAAGCGCCGCGCTCTGCTCAGCGAATTGCAGAAGGCCGAGGAGGCGCGCCGCAACGCCGGCGATCTCCTGGCCGAGGCCGAACGCATCCAGCGCGAGGCCGATCATCAGGCGGCGACCGCACTTTCCGAGCTTGCCGAATGCCGCGAACGCCGTGGCCGCGCCGAGGAGCGCCTGGTTTCGGCCCGCGAAAAGCGCCAGGAAAGCGAAAGCCGCATCCGCGAAGTGCTGAACGTCGCGCCGCACGAGGCGCTGCAGCTGACCGGGCGCCCGGCCATGCAGGCGCTTCCCGATCCGCGCGAGGTCGAGCGCGAGCTCGAGCGTCTGCGGATCGAGCGCGAGCGGCTCGGCGCCGTCAACCTGCGCGCCGACGAGGAACAGAAGGAACTGAGCGACAAGCTCGAAGCGCTGATCAGGGAACGCGACGACGTCATCGACGCGATCCGCAAGCTGCGCGGCGCCATCCAGAGCCTCAACCGCGAGGGCCGCGAACGGCTGATCGCCGCCTTCGACATCGTCAACGCCCAGTTCCAGCGGCTGTTCACCCATCTTTTCGGCGGTGGCACCGCCGAGCTGCAGCTGATCGAATCCGACGATCCGCTGGAGGCCGGCCTCGAAATCCTGGCCCGGCCGCCCGGAAAGAAGCCGCAGACGATGACGCTACTCTCAGGCGGCGAACAGGCGCTGACGGCGATGGCGCTGATCTTCGCCGTCTTCCTCACCAATCCGGCGCCGATCTGCGTGCTCGACGAAGTCGACGCACCGCTCGACGACCACAATGTCGAGCGCTACTGCAACCTGATGGACGAAATGGCGGCCTCCACCGAAACCCGCTTCGTCATCATCACCCACAATCCGATCACCATGGCCCGCATGAACCGCCTCTTCGGCGTCACCATGGCCGAACAAGGCGTCTCCACCCTCGTCTCCGTCGACCTGCAGACCGCCGAACGCCTGCGCGAGATCGCCTGA
- a CDS encoding phosphotransferase enzyme family protein, with protein sequence MLDFNPLYSTAQIGAIGQFIDKHYALAGPIHCRMLHRGLNDVYLVVGSDGERYVFRLSHHRARGRADVKTETAFLTHLSQAGVPVAAPIPTRNGALFLQGHAPEGLREGVLFRAIDGRGINATDAGDASANGRTLALMHNAAQTFSPDGALYRLDLEHLLHRPLTRICDSGIVEDADVLRDLADIATRTGKAIEAFDTLTWTYCHGDCHGFNARINDAGEAVFFDFDDSGPGYLAYDLSVFLWAKVSFGRKLTGMWEAFIDGYRAVRPITPQDFEAAHRFVIVRHFWLMGEYASRAQEWGSEAVGWIAREANFLKTWETDQFVDRLF encoded by the coding sequence ATGCTCGATTTCAACCCGCTCTATTCGACCGCGCAGATAGGGGCGATCGGACAGTTCATCGATAAACACTATGCGCTCGCCGGTCCCATTCATTGCCGCATGCTTCATCGCGGCCTGAACGATGTCTATCTTGTCGTTGGCAGCGACGGCGAGCGTTATGTCTTCCGGCTTTCCCACCACCGCGCACGTGGTCGAGCCGACGTCAAAACCGAGACGGCCTTTCTCACGCATCTTTCGCAAGCGGGCGTTCCAGTGGCTGCCCCCATCCCGACACGCAACGGTGCCCTCTTCCTGCAGGGGCATGCGCCGGAAGGCCTCCGCGAGGGCGTGCTCTTCCGGGCGATCGATGGCCGCGGAATAAACGCGACGGATGCCGGCGATGCCAGCGCCAACGGCAGGACGCTTGCCCTGATGCACAATGCCGCCCAGACATTTTCCCCTGACGGCGCGCTATATCGGCTTGACCTCGAACACCTGCTGCATCGCCCGCTTACGCGCATATGCGACAGCGGCATCGTCGAAGACGCCGATGTTCTTCGCGATCTTGCAGATATCGCCACGCGGACGGGAAAAGCGATCGAGGCGTTCGACACGCTGACCTGGACCTATTGTCACGGAGACTGCCACGGCTTCAACGCGCGCATCAATGATGCCGGTGAAGCGGTGTTTTTCGATTTTGACGACAGCGGCCCGGGATACCTCGCCTACGACCTGTCGGTTTTCCTCTGGGCGAAAGTTTCCTTCGGCCGCAAGTTGACCGGCATGTGGGAGGCCTTCATCGACGGATATCGCGCCGTCCGGCCGATCACGCCCCAAGACTTCGAAGCCGCCCACCGCTTCGTCATTGTCCGCCACTTCTGGCTGATGGGCGAATATGCCAGCCGGGCGCAAGAATGGGGAAGCGAAGCCGTCGGCTGGATTGCGCGGGAAGCGAATTTTCTGAAGACCTGGGAGACCGATCAATTTGTCGACCGCCTGTTTTGA
- a CDS encoding toxic anion resistance protein: MIKAALPLHDASHAVAGEQQIDPEVARLAATIDLSSALSIQQFGQEVAERSSQYADEILGTARATDLDDTGVQLNEIVLAAQQFNLSSLDNPTGRIPVIGGLLKRIARSKERAIARFDTVKGQVDKLVAQIETTAQTLSRRNHDYQLMYEGVRAEYAALGKHVEAIELRLHDMEDEIARQNNPSGDLVATEYLAVLEANRQQLSKRADDMRVLQHAAMQTLPMVRIIQSNNLALVDKFQTIRQLTLPAWKRAFMLALTLDEQKSAVALADTIDNATNAIMRRNAELLHQNSVATAKSNQRLVVDVETLQHVHDKILLTLTDVRDAHEKGATDRRQAIGELERLRGEMLSGVKAAGVAGG, encoded by the coding sequence ATGATCAAAGCAGCATTGCCACTGCACGACGCGTCACATGCGGTCGCCGGAGAACAGCAGATTGATCCGGAAGTCGCACGTCTGGCGGCCACCATTGACCTGTCGTCGGCCCTCTCCATCCAGCAGTTTGGCCAGGAGGTCGCCGAGCGGTCATCCCAATATGCCGATGAGATCCTTGGAACGGCACGAGCAACCGACCTCGACGACACCGGTGTTCAGTTGAACGAGATCGTGCTCGCGGCGCAACAGTTCAATCTGTCGTCACTCGATAACCCGACTGGACGAATTCCCGTCATCGGCGGCCTTTTGAAGCGGATCGCGCGATCGAAGGAACGTGCCATTGCCCGTTTCGACACCGTCAAAGGTCAGGTCGACAAGCTCGTAGCGCAAATCGAGACGACGGCCCAGACGCTGTCGCGGCGAAACCATGACTATCAGCTCATGTATGAGGGCGTCCGCGCCGAGTACGCAGCACTCGGCAAACATGTCGAAGCCATCGAGTTGCGGCTTCATGACATGGAGGACGAGATTGCCCGCCAGAATAACCCATCAGGTGACCTTGTCGCGACCGAGTATCTCGCTGTCCTCGAAGCAAACCGTCAGCAGCTTTCGAAGCGGGCGGACGATATGCGTGTTCTTCAGCATGCGGCTATGCAGACCCTTCCGATGGTTCGCATCATTCAGTCAAACAATCTCGCGCTTGTCGACAAGTTCCAGACGATCCGCCAGTTGACCTTGCCGGCGTGGAAACGCGCATTCATGCTGGCCCTGACCCTCGACGAACAGAAAAGCGCCGTCGCTTTGGCGGATACCATCGACAACGCGACCAACGCCATCATGCGCAGGAACGCGGAATTGCTGCACCAGAATTCGGTGGCGACGGCGAAATCCAACCAGCGCCTTGTCGTCGATGTCGAAACCCTTCAGCACGTCCATGACAAGATCCTGCTGACGCTGACCGACGTTCGCGATGCCCATGAGAAAGGTGCGACGGACCGCCGTCAGGCGATCGGCGAGCTGGAACGACTTCGCGGCGAAATGCTGTCCGGCGTCAAGGCGGCCGGAGTTGCCGGTGGCTGA
- a CDS encoding type II toxin-antitoxin system RelE family toxin: MVWRIEFHRAAERELEKLGHETARRILRFLNDRVARLDDPRSIGDALKGSELGDFWKYRVGDYRVIANIDDGAVLILIVRIGNRRDVYR; the protein is encoded by the coding sequence ATGGTTTGGAGAATTGAGTTTCACCGAGCAGCCGAGCGTGAGCTTGAGAAGCTTGGGCATGAGACGGCTCGCCGAATACTCCGATTTCTGAATGATCGCGTTGCAAGGTTGGACGATCCGCGATCCATCGGAGACGCGCTTAAGGGGTCTGAACTCGGGGATTTCTGGAAATATCGCGTCGGGGACTATCGAGTGATCGCAAACATTGACGATGGGGCGGTGCTGATCCTCATCGTGCGGATTGGCAACCGCCGCGATGTCTATCGATGA
- a CDS encoding DUF721 domain-containing protein has translation MSYPRKGAKQISELANGLIDPVLARRAGINTALLGSWSEIAGEDFADCTRPEKIAWARGGNEDGGFRPGVLTIACEGARALFLTHAQGELIQRINSFFGFAAVHQIRIVQKPVSQAARRSRTPPPLKGEAARKLEGMMEGIEGDKLRQAIQRLGTAVMGKRGRGR, from the coding sequence ATGAGTTATCCACGCAAAGGTGCAAAGCAGATTTCCGAGCTGGCGAACGGGCTGATCGATCCCGTCCTGGCGCGCCGCGCCGGCATCAACACGGCGCTGCTCGGCTCGTGGAGCGAAATCGCCGGCGAGGATTTCGCCGATTGCACCCGGCCGGAAAAGATCGCCTGGGCCCGCGGCGGCAATGAGGACGGCGGCTTCCGCCCCGGCGTGCTGACGATCGCCTGCGAAGGCGCACGCGCACTTTTCCTCACCCATGCCCAGGGCGAACTCATCCAGCGCATCAACAGCTTCTTCGGCTTCGCCGCCGTCCACCAGATCCGCATCGTCCAAAAGCCGGTCTCCCAAGCCGCCCGCCGCTCCCGCACCCCGCCGCCGCTGAAAGGCGAAGCCGCCCGCAAGCTCGAAGGCATGATGGAAGGCATAGAGGGCGACAAGCTGCGCCAGGCGATCCAGCGCCTGGGGACCGCGGTGATGGGTAAGCGGGGGAGGGGGCGATAG